A genomic region of Papaver somniferum cultivar HN1 chromosome 7, ASM357369v1, whole genome shotgun sequence contains the following coding sequences:
- the LOC113294936 gene encoding ubiquitin carboxyl-terminal hydrolase 6-like, with product MPTVTVKWQKELLKKVEIDPSLPPLVFKSQLYDLTGVPPERQKIMINGGLLKDDDDWSTLNVKEGQKLMMMGTADEIVKAPEKGPVFMEDLPEEEQAVAVGHTAGLYNLGNTCYMNSTLQCLHSVPELKSELIKYPGKTNDLDQSSHLLTIATRDLFGELDRNVKPVSPMQFWMMLRKKYPQFGQLHNGAFMQQDAEECWTQIMYTLSQSLKAPNGSENPEAVKKLFGIDLVSRVHCAESGEESSEAESVYSLKCHISHEVNHLHEGLKHGLKSELEKVSPSLGRSSIYLKESRINDLPRYLTVQFVRFFWKRESNQKAKILRKVDYPLELDVYDLCSDELRKKLEVPRKLLRDEEGRKAGLKIDEKKSKDTDVKMLDAEGSSSAKGESSAASSQEGATSESEGQLTGVYELVSVLTHKGRSADSGHYVAWVKQESGKWIQFDDDNPIPQREEDITKLSGGGDWHMAYICMYKARVIRN from the exons ATGCCTACAG TGACTGTAAAATGGCAAAAAGAGTTGTTAAAAAAGGTGGAAATTGATCCAAGTCTCCCACCACTAGTCTTTAAATCGCAGTTGTATGATCTTACTGGAGTGCCTCCAGAAAGGCAAAAGATTATGATTAACGGTGGTTTGTTAAAG GATGATGATGATTGGTCGACATTAAATGTAAAAGAG GGGCAAAAACTAATGATGATGGGAACTGCGGATGAGATTGTGAAAGCTCCAGAGAAGGGTCCTGTTTTTATGGAAGACCTCCCGGAAGAAGAACAGGCCGTTGCTGTG GGACACACTGCTGGTTTGTATAATTTGGGAAACACGTGCTACATGAACTCTACCCTGCAATGCTTGCATTCAGTTCCTGAGTTGAAATCTGAGCTAATTAA GTATCCTGGAAAAACCAATGACTTGGATCAGTCTTCACATCTACTGACTATTGCAACCCGGGATCTGTTTGGCGAGCTAGATCGAAATGTGAAACCTGTCTCCCCGATGCAGTTTTGGATG ATGTTGCGGAAAAAGTATCCACAGTTTGGCCAGCTGCATAATGGAGCCTTCATGCAACAG GATGCGGAGGAATGTTGGACCCAAATCATGTATACTCTTTCACAGTCTCTTAAAGCACCAAATGGCAG TGAAAATCCTGAAGCTGTGAAGAAACTTTTTGGAATTGATCTTGTCAGCAG GGTGCATTGTGCAGAAAGTGGTGAAGAAAGCTCAGAGGCAGAGTCAGTATACTCACTTAAATGCCATATCTCCCATGAAGTAAACCATCTGCACGAGGGATTAAAGCAT GGCCTGAAATCAGAGTTAGAAAAGGTTTCACCTTCCTTGGGGCGCAGTTCAATTTATCTGAAAGAATCACGCATCAATGACTTACCAAG GTATTTGACCGTCCAGTTTGTTCGATTTTTCTGGAAGAGGGAATCAAACCAGAAAGCAAAGATTTTGCGG AAAGTGGACTACCCATTGGAGTTGGATGTGTATGATCTGTGCTCGGATGAACTTCGCAAAAAGTTGGAAGTTCCACGCAAG CTTTTGAGAGATGAGGAAGGAAGGAAAGCTGGTCTGAAAATTGATGAAAAGAAGTCAAAAGACACTGATGTCAAGATGCTTGACGCAGAG GGATCATCAAGTGCAAAAGGGGAATCATCGGCCGCTTCATCTCAGGAAG GTGCTACTTCTGAAAGTGAGGGGCAATTAACTGGAGTTTATGAGTTAGTTTCTGTCTTAACGCATAAAGGAAGGAGTGCTGACTCAGGGCATTACGTTGCTTGGGTAAAACAAGAAAGTG GTAAATGGATTCAATTCGATGACGACAATCCGATTCCACAACGCGAAGAAGACATTACAAAACTCTCTGGTGGAG GTGACTGGCATATGGCATACATTTGCATGTACAAGGCTCGTGTTATCCGTAACTAG
- the LOC113293986 gene encoding putative disease resistance RPP13-like protein 1 has translation MAQGFLNSSDENKDPESTGEDYFDELSERSFFQDFPVHGVIGVCWTMHDLVHDFAQFLGEDHFYESYNNEGISGFIEGISGSNKCRNLIHLSLVYDERDVVPNSFHSSIEEAKNVRTVQCRSVGSRRFSHRSFNVGIFFSDLVHHLRYLRVLRLKAMGITHVPEEIDKLVHLRYLDLSRNEDLIELPDSMSGLLNLQTLKLKECSNLFKFPKEIGRMIKLRNYSGCMFPSRMGNVRALTNLRFLKFDRCNKCDELPALGLLPSHEELVIKDLKNLKRIGVEIYGGGQCVTEVAFPKLITLEILENENLELWEFGNGEVQVHEMMPRVRSIKLTFCENLIALPALGLLPSLEELVIYELKNLKRIGVEIYGGGQCLGDVAFPKLKTLEFFYTVNLEVWEFGNGEVQVRQMMPRVTTIKLSGCKKLIALPDLNKLPSLETLKIEFAFKLTSIGCNTISSNGGTSFPELTTLEVSYMDNLEVIVRGADALIEGEQGDTNIDTAIMPRLVDLTLIECPKFPLPRYLPSLRSLYLYEHQGDDYFVVRLGEVVRYKELERLRLNAGIGNSWKLIPEYAKDLRQLEHLDIINSNCVGYYGRGDWSVLSHVPDIQIHFQNIDPLTYSPPQGIHPQPG, from the coding sequence ATGGCGCAGGGATTTCTGAATTCAAGTGATGAAAATAAAGACCCTGAATCAACAGGCGAGGATTACTTTGATGAATTATCCGAGCGCTCCTTCTTTCAAGACTTTCCTGTGCACGGCGTTATCGGTGTTTGTTGGACGATGCATGATCTTGTTCATGATTTTGCTCAATTTCTCGGGGAGGATCATTTTTACGAGTCATACAATAATGAAGGCATATCAGGTTTTATTGAAGGCATATCAGGTTCTAACAAATGTAGGAACCTGATTCATTTGAGTTTAGTATATGATGAACGTGATGTAGTCCCTAATTCCTTCCATTCTTCAATTGAAGAAGCTAAGAATGTCCGAACTGTCCAGTGTAGGAGTGTTGGGTCTAGGAGATTTTCGCATCGCTCGTTCAATGTTGGAATATTCTTTTCTGATTTAGTTCATCACCTTAGATATCTCCGGGTACTGAGACTGAAAGCCATGGGCATAACGCACGTCCCTGAGGAGATTGATAAACTTGTACATCTAAGATATCTCGATTTGTCTAGAAATGAGGACTTAATTGAATTGCCTGATTCAATGTCTGGTCTACTTAACCTCCAAACTTTGAAACTGAAAGAGTGCTCCAACCTTTtcaaatttccgaaagagataggAAGAATGATAAAGTTGAGAAATTACTCAGGTTGCATGTTCCCAAGTCGAATGGGAAATGTAAGAGCGTTAACAAATCTACGCTTTCTAAAATTTGATAGATGCAACAAATGTGATGAATTGCCAGCTCTGGGACTACTGCCATCTCATGAAGAACTCGTGATAAAAGATCTAAAAAATCTAAAACGCATCGGTGTTGAGATCTATGGTGGTGGTCAATGTGTAACAGAAGTAGCATTCCCGAAGTTGATAACTTTGGAAATTCTTGAAAATGAAAACTTGGAATTATGGGAATTTGGTAATGGAGAAGTACAGGTACATGAGATGATGCCTCGTGTTAGAAGCATCAAACTCACCTTTTGTGAAAATTTAATTGCATTGCCAGCTCTAGGACTACTTCCATCTCTTGAAGAACTCGTGATTTATGAACTAAAAAATCTAAAGCGTATCGGGGTTGAGATCTATGGTGGTGGTCAATGTCTAGGGGATGTAGCGTTCCCAAAGTTGAAAACTTTGGaatttttttatactgttaacttgGAAGTATGGGAATTCGGCAACGGAGAAGTACAGGTACGTCAGATGATGCCTAGGGTTACAACCATCAAACTCTCTGGGTGTAAAAAACTAATTGCATTGCCAGATCTGAATAAACTTCCATCGCTTGAAACACTTAAGATAGAGTTTGCATTTAAGTTGACAAGTATCGGATGCAACACAATATCCAGCAATGGAGGTACATCATTTCCGGAGTTAACTACTCTTGAAgtgagttatatggataatttGGAGGTAATTGTTCGTGGTGCGGATGCATTAATAGAAGGAGAACAAGGGGATACCAACATCGATACTGCGATAATGCCACGTCTTGTTGATTTAACTCTTATTGAGTGCCCTAAATTTCCACTCCCTCGCTACCTCCCAAGTTTGAGGAGTCTTTATCTATATGAGCACCAGGGAGATGATTATTTTGTTGTCCGCCTAGGAGAGGTTGTACGATATAAAGAGCTTGAGCGTTTGCGTTTAAACGCTGGTATTGGCAATTCTTGGAAGCTCATTCCGGAATATGCGAAAGACCTCAGACAACTTGAACACTTGGATATCATTAATTCTAATTGTGTTGGATATTATGGAAGAGGAGATTGGAGTGTCCTATCCCACGTCCCCGACATCCAGATTCATTTCCAGAATATCGACCCTTTAACATACTCACCACCTCAAGGCATACATCCCCAACCAGGTTAG